The Solenopsis invicta isolate M01_SB chromosome 1, UNIL_Sinv_3.0, whole genome shotgun sequence DNA segment TTCTATatgtattttcaattaaaattgataaatatcttTTGTAAAGATTacatattgctacaatgtttgcTTTGGtagatattatatacaaaattttttttaattcgaaaaacttaatgaaatttttcaattctatttttttaatttttgttttggaTATACAAACATGTATCTGCAAATAGAGCATAATGCATACCTATATTTATTcatctgtatatgtatataatacaatagcCAATTATACTGAAAATTCTGTTTATACGTATATGCAAAAATGTGttcttgaattaaattttaatcggttttatttaccaaatttttaataacagtattctaaattttaagaatggattttttatttgaacaatGCAATAAATATGTTGTGTTTAGGAAATTTAATACTGAAGTAAGATTTATATGGAAGCATGtattagagttaaaaaaaaatatgaatttttaaatcgttttcgtttctttaaactttgatttttttatcagtttCAACGATTTACGCATTAATACAGTCGacaaaatgtacaaaatgtCGATATCGTTGAACGTACCACTTCAGTAATCGACCGCTTaactttgatatttttcaatattaatctCCAATATGATtagcagaaataattttttgtaatgtgcTACTATTATCAAcagtttaaaattgttataattgctTTGCaacataaacaataatttattatacgtgCACGTATATCgaaagattatataattttgcatgTTACAAGATTTTTCCTGATATtagtaatatcattaatatcatATTACTGAATTAACTGATATTTTGCCTTTTTCTTTAGCTAAGAACAAAAAACggaatattaaaaatctttaatcatttatagaatagaaataattttttattgtagttatattaaataataaactatagCAACCTATGTgaagagaaataataattatgttcacCAAGTACGAATATGTTATACAGGTTGTTTATATTAGGTATAGATCTCTTCAATCTTGGATGCTAAAAGCTCAGTTAAGAagtgtgatttatttatttatacatatgtctggtataagtaattaaaaattaaaacttttaataattaaattttaagtgaataaacaaaagaaatttatagcattttttatctaattataattaatattaatttttaatttaaaaattattcgcgagtatatttaaaataatggagatttagcaaattttattttttgtcagacTTGCTTGGAGAATAAAGTTGACTCAAAATTTATCAGAGAATGTATAGCTGAATTTATGGTTCGTATAATAATGCaacattttgtatatattgtaaacaAGAAATAGTGCGATTGTGCACttagaagaagaaagaaaaatatgttaatattgtTAAGACAAGCGCATTTTATTAACGAACACAATATATTAACACATATCTGTTAAGGTGTGGTCAAGATACTGCAAATGCATTGAAGTCTTggaatgatttataaaattcttaattctAATTGGTCAATCAAATTGACCGCATCTTTAATATTAAGAGAACATAGTATAGCATATAAGCAATATTTTGTAGTCGCAGATTGTGTGCTActacaaaattatgtaaacaaGCTGCAAGTACAACAAATAGTACAGAAGACGACAATGTTCGTTGACGAATAatcattgtttaataataagacGTCTCAATGAGGGTAGAGAGCAGAGACATGGCTACATAATAAAGAGAATACTGGAAATCATAAGTGAGGCACTTTATTAACTACCTAATTTCCATACAATCGAGCACGAGTGTTCAGCTGATCGTCCCTGTACATATCTCGCTTACCACGTAAGGTCCTGATTAAGGCAACGCTAAAGAACAAAAGAAGTGGCGAGGAACCAGCACTGATTGACTCCCGTTTGTGTCTCTCTTCTTTCCAGATATTTTGTGTCAAAACTCAGGACGCTGCCTCGGGATCGGCAGCAGAGTGGGCCCGGCGAAATCAAGCACGTCTTTATTCAGCAGCGTACGCAGTCAGTGACAACGGATCCATTGCACGTGCATCCGAAGGTTGAAACGACGAATATGCTCTCTCAAGAGAGCGCCTTACAGTGCGAATTATGCGGCGACAGTTTTCTTAGCGATCAGGCTTTTAAAATACATCTAGAGACGCATTCGGAGGAACAAGCACAGGATGAGCAATTGGTCTGTGAAAGTTGCGGCTGCAGCTTCACAACGACAGCTGGACTGCACGAGCATCAGAAAGAACACGTTTCCGAGGAATGTTTCAGTTGTGACAGTTGTGACTACATGACCTCGAACAAGGAGAGTTTGATTGTTCATGAGCGATGCCACAGGTCCGATTTCAAGTACCAATGCGAGGTGTGCGGCGAACAATTTCAGAACAAGAGCAACTGTCAGGTGCACCTGTTGTCGCACTCGCAAAATGAAAAGCCGTTTCAGTGTGACGTATGTAATGCCACGTTTCGCTACCGCCAAGGTCTTCGGCTGCACACAAAGCTGCATCAACCGGATTACGTGCAGCCACAGAGGAAACATCACTGTGAGCTATGCAACAAGCGTTTCTCTCGGAGGCAGGTATTGCTGGTGCACATGAAGACTCACGGCAACGTGGAACCACAAAATGAATACGTGTGCACGATGTGCGGTAAGTCCGTGTCGAGCAAGACTTATCTCGCAGTGCATCTGCGCAAGCACACCGGCGAGAAGCCACATGTTTGCGATATTTGCGGCAAAGGCTTCATCTCGCAAAACTACCTGAGCGTACATCGTCGGACACACACGGGCGAGAAACCTCATCAATGTACTCACTGCAACAAAAGGTTTACTCAACGGACTACGTTGGTGGTGCATCTACGGGGTCACACGGGAGATCGACCTTATCCCTGCACATACTGTCACAAATCGTTTGCTTCGAAAACGATGCTGAACTCGCACTTGAAAACACATGCAAAACAAAACGCCCGTCAGCAACAGGAACAGgaacagcaacaacagcagaTAATGCAGGAGGAAAGTTCACAGCAGCAACAAGAAGCTTCATTGCCGTTCGAAACCGTCATAATAATGTAGTTAGAACAATGATTGCTAAAATGGatttcgtattttttatgtaaccaagtttgctttttttatgttttttcaatataagTGATATTAGCAGAGAAAACTTTAGGTATAAATATAATCTATACAGATTGATAAGTTTTGGAATTCTATAGGATAACTGATGAAAGCATATTATAAGACATAAACTctcttttataatatcttttacgCCATCTTAGATGAAAAATATGCTTGTAATTCGTatacattaatttgttaaaatgtgAACGAGTATTTTATCGAGTCAGGGTCTCTCTTAAATGAAATCAGTGTATTAAGAGTGTTGCAACAGTTATAACTATAGCACTGACTTTTTTATGAAATCTTATTGGAATTACTGTTTTAATATCACTGTTTGTGATATACTGTTGAAGACAGTGGCTATGAATAGTGGCagctttagaaataaaaatatataataagatcttattttgaatttgttatACAAGTTTCAGATAGGAGAGTTTTTGCCGAAAAATAGAAACCAAAAATAGAAATGCAGAAAGTTTTGTGAATTACATAATGCAGATATATTCATTTGTACGCGAAGTCTGTAAAGTCTGTTTTTACCCttatattttggaaattattcaaaattatgaaaaattgcaaTACGTGTTTGACTATTTTGAGAGTCTCTTTTAAGATTGGAATTAAAAGAGGGGGCTATAATCACTGAGATATAAAAGAACAAAGggtatttatattgaaaattactgatttttagaaaaattttgtattactcGATCAACAAAGAAATTTTCACTGATTCAGTTTAAGAGAGTTAGGTACCTCGCATTCCTCTGAAAAATCTAACAGATAATATTGTTGACATTTAtacatgattttaaaaaatcagataaTTTCAACTATTTATTGTAGTTGATGAGTAGGTAAAAGAATCATTTAAACATAAAGTCTTGCAAACTAAACTGTACAATCCAAGATCTTCATTAAAAAGATACTTGTGAGATTTGATCAAATTGTATAAGTTTTaccaatataaaattagttaattttgtgaacaaattaataaatataaattgaagaaaaatcgGAGCAATAAATAGTTCTCGTATGTCTGTTCACAGTTTGAAGTTTGTTGGCTATGTCCAAAAATATCAGAAAGAGTAAATGATACTTTGCGAAGTAATAAGCCGTCCATAACTTTTTAGCAGGGATGGTAACgcattgcaaataaattatcattacttttacgtttttataataactatttGATAAtgaagttacaattttttataatagtaatggTAATGCTAAGATTGGAATAAATCAAGAGACGTGGTCGCGTCTCTGTACAAAGTCCAAGCGCAGCTAGTGAATCGGCGATTTTCATGCACACGAGATTACTTTTactaagtaatttttttactgttataaaattttttactataaataagtAACTTCTAATTTTACTCGTTACATTATGTGTCAACtgagttatttttttcattgagtCATGCGCAATAATAACGTTATTTGACAAAAGTTACTATTCCAATCCAGATTTTACTATTATTGTTAcgaaaaattgttatattattgtcaAATTGTTGTTATAAAAACATCTCGATAACGATATTAATCATAATTCGTAATTCCCATCTCTGCTTTTCAGTTATATTATTGTgacagtatttttttaatttgtgcttatatgtttcatttttaatgctaatataattatagatagataattatttattcaatatttgctTTGTGCGCGtctttatctttatatataaaaatttgttaatgatatattttagtGTAAATAATTGTACACTCTTAATACGAGTGTAATACTTGcctaattataaatgtttattaaatacaattaccggaaataaaatttctagtgCCTTTGTTATACATCATTGTTTAAAGAAAGttatacacaattatataaaaattatgagaataaatctattataaattattactattatgtaTATGATCTAATAATATCTAaacaaaattactataatttttacataacatgtagaaatatatattttactattttcttccaataaaattaattgtatatggCCTACCTAAGCGTTGcgattttttcttattttttgccaaatctaattaaaaattgatgatcAGATTcaaagtagaaaacatttttaaacataaaaatgcagttttaaatatttacgtacgTACAGTGAGGATTCTTAGAAAAAGTACTATTTAGGTTTTATTGGGAATATGTACTCAATATGACCTAATTATGTTTTccacttttttacaaaaaagtgttaggaaaaattaataaagtgattcaataaaataatgttacatcaataagtttataagtttattaacgcATTGACTTATTTATTGGTACATTGACATACTCGTATAACAGTacacaaaagaattattttcattaacaatccattaaataaatcattgatcgaagtaataaaagtaccaaaaaaaaaaaattagagttgATGTCTGTGTACTCATTATT contains these protein-coding regions:
- the LOC105193298 gene encoding zinc finger and SCAN domain-containing protein 2 isoform X5, yielding MSSLDYLEVCRLCLVKDRVSVPIFEGEGDVRQIFLKITACLPVKVNREDKLPKKICDDCVYKVELCYQFWHTTANAEKQLLQWLGDVNMEDKQGYNVLNPNGMKQDQNNESRLDGTVMQQVSEHQNNMNMGMMDNMGLSIPMMMSNNTQQQITSVPMDNSGSSVQNVQPVAGPSTQTTHDQITQNQTDAPTQQEEEEESSEEEENSDDECDGDEGLPIKEESEEDPNSNRTIEPTTFVNVSLACDEAGPSGLQQQKITDMPEMVMQQTTDVDPKTGYFVSKLRTLPRDRQQSGPGEIKHVFIQQRTQSVTTDPLHVHPKVETTNMLSQESALQCELCGDSFLSDQAFKIHLETHSEEQAQDEQLVCESCGCSFTTTAGLHEHQKEHVSEECFSCDSCDYMTSNKESLIVHERCHRSDFKYQCEVCGEQFQNKSNCQVHLLSHSQNEKPFQCDVCNATFRYRQGLRLHTKLHQPDYVQPQRKHHCELCNKRFSRRQVLLVHMKTHGNVEPQNEYVCTMCGKSVSSKTYLAVHLRKHTGEKPHVCDICGKGFISQNYLSVHRRTHTGEKPHQCTHCNKRFTQRTTLVVHLRGHTGDRPYPCTYCHKSFASKTMLNSHLKTHAKQNARQQQEQEQQQQQIMQEESSQQQQEASLPFETVIIM